The following proteins are co-located in the Pan troglodytes isolate AG18354 chromosome 5, NHGRI_mPanTro3-v2.0_pri, whole genome shotgun sequence genome:
- the CUL7 gene encoding cullin-7 isoform X6 produces MVGELRYREFRVPLGPGLHAYPDELIRQRVGHDGHPEYQIRWLILRRGDEGDGGSGQVDCKAEHILLWMSKDEIYANCHKMLGEDGQVIGPSQESAGEVGALDKSVLEEMETDVKSLIQRALRQLEECVGTIPSAPLLHTVHVLSAYASIEPLTGVFKDPRVLDLLMHMLSSPDYQIRWSAGRMIQALSSHDAGEGQCGEEGKAGEGLGRLRDSQDTVAGASDLIRTRTQILLSLSQQEAIEKHLDFDSRCALLALFAQATLSEHPMSFEGIQLPQVPGRVLFSLVKRYLHVTSLLDQLNDSAAEPGAQNTSAPEELSGERGQLELEFSMAMGTLISELVQAMRWDQASDRPRSSARSPGSIFQPQLADVSPGLPAAQAQPSFRRSRRFRPRSEFASGNTYALYVRDTLQPGMRVRMLDDYEEISAGDEGEFRQSNNGVPPVQVFWESTGRTYWVHWHMLEILGFEEDIEDMVEADEYQGAVASRVLGRALPAWRWRPMTELYAVPYVLPEDEDTEECEHLTLAEWWELLFFIKKLDGPDHQEVLQILQENLDGEILDDEILAELAVPIELAQDLLLTLPQRLNDSALRDLINCHVYKKYGPEALAGNQAYPSLLEAQEDVLLLEAQAQAKDSEDAAKVEAKEPPSQSPNTPLQRLVEGYGPAGKILLDLEQALSSEGTQENKVKPLLLQLQRQPQPFLALMQSLDTPETNRTLHLTVLRILKQLVDFPEALLLPWHEAVDACMACLRSPNTDREVLQELIFFLHRLTSVSRDYAVVLNQLGARDAISKALEKHLGKLELAQELRDMVFKCEKHAHLYRKLITNILGGCIQMVLGQIEDHRRTHRPINIPFFDVFLRYLCQGSSVEVKEDKCWEKVEVSSNPHRASKLTDHNPKTYWESNGSAGSHYITLHMRQGILIRQLTLLVASEDSSYMPARVVVCGGDSTSSLHTELNSVNVMPSASRVILLENLTRFWPIIQIRIKRCQQGGIDTRIRGLEILGPKPTFWPVFREQLCRHTRLFYMVRAQAWSQDMAEDRRSLLHLSSRLNGALRQEQNFADRFLPDDEAAQALGKTCWEALVSPVVQNITSPDEDGISPLGWLLDQYLECQEAVFNPQSRGPAFFSRVRRLTHLLVHVEPCEAPPPVVATPRPKGRNRSHDWSSLATRGLPSSIMRNLTRCWRAVVEKQVNNFLTSSWRDDDFVPRYCEHFNILQNSSSELFGPRAAFLLALQNGCAGALLKLPFLKAAHVSEQFARHIDQQIQGSRIGGAQEMERLAQLQQCLQAVLIFSGLEIATTFEHYYQHYMADRLLGVVSSWLEGAVLEQIGPCFPNRLPQQMLQSLSTSKELQRQFHVYQLQQLDQELLKLEDTEKKIQVGLGASGKEHKSEKEEEAGAAAVVDVAEGEEEEEENEDLYYEGAMPEVSVLVLSRHSWPVASICHTLNPRTCLPSYLRGTLNRYSNFYNKSQSHPALERGSQRRLQWTWLGWAELQFGNQTLHVSTVQMWLLLYLNDLKAVSVESLLALSGLSADMLNQAIGPLTSSRGPLDLHEQKDIPGGVLKIRDGSKEPRSRWDIVRLIPPQTYLQAEGEEGRNLEKRRNLLNCLIVRILKAHGDEGLHIDQLVCLVLEAWQKGPCPPRGLVSSLGKGSACSSTDVLSCILHLLGKGTLRRHDDRPQVLSYAVPVTVMEPHTESLNPGSSGPNPPLTFHTLQIRSRGVPYASCTATQSFSTFR; encoded by the exons ATGGTGGGAGAACTCCGCTACAGGGAATTCAGGGTGCCCCTGGGGCCCGGCTTACATGCCTATCCTGATGAGCTGATCCGCCAGCGCGTGGGCCATGATGGGCATCCTGAGTACCAGATCCGTTGGCTCATCCTGCGGCGTGGCGATGAGGGGGACGGGGGCTCTGGCCAAGTGGACTGCAAGGCTGAGCACATCCTGCTGTGGATGTCCAAGGATGAGATCTATGCCAACTGCCACAAGATGCTGGGCGAGGATGGCCAGGTCATCGGGCCCTCCCAGGAGTCTGCCGGGGAGGTTGGGGCCCTGGACAAATCTGTGCTGGAGGAGATGGAAACCGATGTGAAGTCCCTCATTCAGAGAGCCCTTCGGCAGCTGGAGGAGTGTGTGGGCACCATCCCTTCTGCTCCTCTACTTCACACTGTCCACGTGCTCAGCGCCTATGCCAGCATTGAGCCCCTCACTGGAGTATTCAAGGACCCAAGGGTCCTGGACTTGCTCATGCACATGTTGAGTAGTCCCGATTATCAGATTCGCTGGAGTGCAGGCCGGATGATACAAGCCCTGTCCTCCCATGACGCTGGTGAGGGGCAGtgtggggaggaagggaaagcaGGAGAAGGGCTGGGTCGGCTCAGGGACTCACAGGACACTGTGGCAGGAGCCTCTGATCTCATCA GGACCCGGACTCAGATCCTTCTGTCACTGAGCCAACAAGAAGCCATTGAGAAACACCTGGATTTTGACAGCCGCTGTGCTCTGCTAGCACTGTTTGCACAGGCCACGCTCTCTGAACACCCCATGTCTTTCGAGGGCATTCAGCTACCACAG GTCCCAGGAAGGGTGCTCTTCTCCCTGGTGAAGCGGTATTTGCATGTCACCTCGCTCCTGGATCAGCTGAACGACAGTGCTGCGGAGCCAGGAGCCCAGAACACCTCTGCTCCTGAGGAGTTGAGTGGGGAGAGGGGTCAACTGGAGCTGGAGTTCAGTATGGCCATGGGCACCCTGATCTCGGAGCTGGTGCAAGCCATGCGCTGGGACCAGGCCTCAGACAGACCAAGGAGCTCAGCACGGTCCCCCGGTTccatcttccagcctcagctggCAGATGTGAGCCCAGGGCTCCCCGCTGCCCAGGCTCAGCCCTCCTTCAGGAGGTCAAGACGTTTTCGCCCTCGTTCGGAGTTCGCAAGTGGCAATACCTATGCCTTGTATGTGCGGGACACACTGCAGCCGGGGATGCGAGTGCGGATGCTGGATGATTATGAGGAGATCAGTGCCGGGGATGAGGGCGAGTTTCGGCAGAGCAACAACGGTGTGCCTCCTGTGCAG GTATTTTGGGAGTCAACAGGCCGCACCTATTGGGTGCACTGGCACATGCTGGAGATCTTGGGCTTTGAGGAAGACATTGAGGACATGGTTGAGGCTGATGAGTACCAAGGGGCAGTGGCCAGTAGAGTCCTGGGTAGAG CCCTGCCTGCCTGGCGCTGGAGGCCCATGACAGAACTCTATGCTGTGCCTTATGTGCTGCCTGaggatgaggacactgaggagTGTGAACACCTGACCCTGGCTGAGTGGTGGGAACTCCTCTTCTTCATCAAGAAGCTGGATGGACCTGACCATCAGGAGGTTCTCCAGATCCTCCAGGAGAACCTAGATGGGGAG ATTCTGGATGATGAGATCCTAGCTGAACTGGCCGTGCCCATAGAATTGGCCCAGGACTTGCTGCTGACTCTGCCACAGCGACTCAATGACAGTGCCCTCAGGGACCTGATCAACTGCCATGTCTACAAGAAGTATGGGCCTGAAGCCCTAGCAGGGAACCAAGCCTACCCATCCCTTCTAGAAGCCCAAGAAGATGTCCTCCTGCTAGAAGCGCAGGCCCAGGCTAAGGACTCAGAAGATGCAGCCAAAGTGGAAG CAAAAGAACCCCCATCTCAGAGTCCCAACACTCCCCTGCAGCGTCTGGTGGAGGGTTATGGTCCAGCTGGGAAAATCCTCCTGGATCTAGAGCAAGCCCTCAGCTCAGAGGGGACCCAGGAGAACAAGGTCAAGCCACTCCTGCTGCAGCTGCAGCGGCAGCCGCAGCCCTTCCTGGCACTGATGCAGAGCCTGGACACTCCGGAGACTAACAGGACCCTGCACCTGACCGTGCTGAG AATCCTGAAGCAGCTGGTGGACTTCCCCGAGGCACTGCTGCTCCCCTGGCACGAGGCCGTGGATGCCTGCATGGCCTGCCTGCGGTCCCCAAACACTGATCGAGAG GTGCTCCAGGAACTGATTTTCTTCCTGCACCGCCTGACCTCAGTGAGCAGGGACTATGCCGTAGTGCTGAATCAGCTGGGAGCAAGAGACGCTATCTCCAAGGCCCTGGAAAAGCACCTGGGAAAGCTGGAGCTGGCTCAGGAGCTGCGGGACATGGTGTTCAAGTGTGAGAAGCATGCCCACCTCTACCGCAAACTCATCACCAACATCCTGGGAGGCTGCATCCAG ATGGTGCTGGGCCAGATCGAAGACCACAGACGAACCCACCGGCCCATCAACATCCCTTTCTTTGATGTGTTCCTCAGATACCTGTGCCAGG GCTCCAGTGTGGAAGTGAAGGAGGACAAGTGCTGGGAGAAGGTGGAGGTGTCCTCCAACCCGCACCGGGCCAGCAAGCTGACGGACCACAACCCCAAGACCTATTGGGAGTCCAACGGCAGCGCCGGCTCCCACTACATCACCCTGCACATGCGCCAGGGCATCCTCATCAG gcAACTGACTCTGCTTGTGGCTAGTGAGGACTCGAGTTACATGCCGGCCCGAGTGGTGGTGTGCGGGGGTGATAGCACTAGCTCTCTTCACACGGAACTCAACTCG GTGAATGTGATGCCCTCTGCCAGCCGGGTGATCCTCCTGGAGAACCTGACCCGCTTCTGGCCCATCATCCAGATCCGCATAAAGCGCTGCCAGCAG GGTGGCATTGATACGCGCATTCGGGGGTTAGAGATCCTAGGCCCCAAGCCGACGTTCTGGCCAGTGTTCCGGGAGCAGCTCTGTCGTCACACACGCCTCTTCTACATGGTTCGGGCACAGGCCTGGAGCCAGGACATGGCAGAGGACCGCAGGAGCCTCCTGCACCTGAGTTCTAG ACTCAACGGTGCTCTGCGCCAGGAGCAGAATTTTGCTGACCGCTTCCTCCCTGATGACGAGGCTGCCCAAGCTCTGGGCAAGACCTGCTGGGAGGCCCTGGTCAGCCCCGTGGTGCAGAACATCACCTCCCCTG ATGAGGATGGCATTAGCCCCCTGGGTTGGCTGCTGGACCAGTACCTGGAGTGTCAGGAAGCTGTCTTCAACCCCCAGAGCCGCGGCCCAGCTTTCTTCTCGCGGGTGCGCCGTCTCACTCACCTGCTGGTGCATGTCGAGCCCTGTGAGGCACCCCCTCCTGTGGTGGCCACTCCTCGGCCCA AAGGCAGAAACAGAAGCCATGACTGGAGCTCCTTGGCTACCCGCGGCCTTCCAAGCAGCATCATGAGAAACCTGACGCGCTGTTGGCGGGCTGTGGTGGAGAAGCAG GTGAACAATTTTCTGACCTCATCCTGGCGGGATGATGACTTTGTGCCACGCTACTGTGAGCACTTTAATATTCTGCAGAACTCAAGCTCTGAACTGTTTGGGCCTCGGGCAGCCTTCTTGCTGGCGCTGCAAAATGGCTGTGCGGGAGCCTTGCTGAAGCTCCCTTTTCTCAAAGCTGCCCAC GTGAGTGAGCAGTTCGCCCGGCACATTGACCAGCAGATCCAGGGCAGCCGGATCGGTGGAGCCCAGGAAATGGAGAGGCTGGCACAGCTGCAGCAATGCCTGCAAGCTGTCCTGATTTTCTCCGGCTTGGAGATAGCCACCACTTTTGAGCATTATTACCA GCACTACATGGCGGACCGTCTCCTGGGCGTGGTCTCGAGCTGGCTGGAGGGGGCCGTGCTGGAGCAGATCGGTCCCTGCTTCCCCAACCGCCTCCCCCAGCAGATGTTGCAGAGCCTGAGCACCTCTAAGGAGCTGCAGCGCCAGTTCCACGTCTACCAGCTCCAGCAGCTGGATCAGGAACTCCTAAAGCTGGAggatacagagaagaaaatacag GTGGGCCTTGGGGCCAGTGGCAAGGAGCACAAGAGcgagaaggaagaggaagctggggcagcagcagtggtggatgtggcggagggagaggaggaagaggaggagaatgaGGACCTCTACTATGAAGGGGCAATGCCAGAAGTGTCTGTGCTTGTCCTGTCCCGACACTCCTGGCCTGTTGCCTCAATCTGCCACACACTGAACCCCAGAACCTGCCTGCCCTCCTACCTGAGGGGCACTTTGAACAGATACTCCAACTTCTACAACAAGA GTCAGAGCCACCCTGCCCTTGAGCGAGGCTCACAGAGGCGACTGCAGTGGAcgtggctgggctgggctgagctgcaGTTTGGGAACCAGACCCTGCATGTGTCCACCGTGCAGATGTGGCTACTGCTGTATCTCAACGACCTGAAG GCGGTCTCTGTGGAGAGTCTGCTGGCGCTCTCAGGGCTCTCCGCAGACATGCTCAATCAGGCGATTGGGCCCCTCACCTCTTCAAGAGGCCCCCTGGACCTTCACGAGCAAAAGGATATACCAGGAG GGGTCCTCAAGATTCGAGATGGCAGCAAGGAACCCAGGTCGAGATGGGACATTGTGCGGCTCATCCCACCTCAGACGTACCTGCAAGCTGAGGGTGAAGAGGGCCGGAACTTGGAGAAGAGACGGAATCTTCTGAACTGCCTCATCGTCCGAATCCTCAAGGCCCATGGAGATGAGGGGCTGCACATTGACCAGCTTGTCTGTCTG GTGCTGGAGGCTTGGCAGAAGGGCCCGTGTCCTCCCAGGGGTTTGGTCAGCAGCCTTGGTAAGGGGTCTGCCTGCAGCAGCACTGACGTCCTCTCCTGCATCCTACACCTCCTGGGCAAGGGCACGCTGAGACGCCATGACGACCGGCCCCAGGTGCTGTCCTATGCAGTCCCTGTGACTGTCATGGAGCCTCACACTGAGTCCCTGAACCCAGGCTCCTCAG
- the CUL7 gene encoding cullin-7 isoform X4, translated as MSRGFWLAEPLAGTGPHPAPVAADSRGCSSVPRRHAPSRLSVSTPSRGPGARMVGELRYREFRVPLGPGLHAYPDELIRQRVGHDGHPEYQIRWLILRRGDEGDGGSGQVDCKAEHILLWMSKDEIYANCHKMLGEDGQVIGPSQESAGEVGALDKSVLEEMETDVKSLIQRALRQLEECVGTIPSAPLLHTVHVLSAYASIEPLTGVFKDPRVLDLLMHMLSSPDYQIRWSAGRMIQALSSHDAGTRTQILLSLSQQEAIEKHLDFDSRCALLALFAQATLSEHPMSFEGIQLPQVPGRVLFSLVKRYLHVTSLLDQLNDSAAEPGAQNTSAPEELSGERGQLELEFSMAMGTLISELVQAMRWDQASDRPRSSARSPGSIFQPQLADVSPGLPAAQAQPSFRRSRRFRPRSEFASGNTYALYVRDTLQPGMRVRMLDDYEEISAGDEGEFRQSNNGVPPVQVFWESTGRTYWVHWHMLEILGFEEDIEDMVEADEYQGAVASRVLGRALPAWRWRPMTELYAVPYVLPEDEDTEECEHLTLAEWWELLFFIKKLDGPDHQEVLQILQENLDGEILDDEILAELAVPIELAQDLLLTLPQRLNDSALRDLINCHVYKKYGPEALAGNQAYPSLLEAQEDVLLLEAQAQAKDSEDAAKVEAKEPPSQSPNTPLQRLVEGYGPAGKILLDLEQALSSEGTQENKVKPLLLQLQRQPQPFLALMQSLDTPETNRTLHLTVLRILKQLVDFPEALLLPWHEAVDACMACLRSPNTDREVLQELIFFLHRLTSVSRDYAVVLNQLGARDAISKALEKHLGKLELAQELRDMVFKCEKHAHLYRKLITNILGGCIQMVLGQIEDHRRTHRPINIPFFDVFLRYLCQGSSVEVKEDKCWEKVEVSSNPHRASKLTDHNPKTYWESNGSAGSHYITLHMRQGILIRQLTLLVASEDSSYMPARVVVCGGDSTSSLHTELNSVNVMPSASRVILLENLTRFWPIIQIRIKRCQQGGIDTRIRGLEILGPKPTFWPVFREQLCRHTRLFYMVRAQAWSQDMAEDRRSLLHLSSRLNGALRQEQNFADRFLPDDEAAQALGKTCWEALVSPVVQNITSPDEDGISPLGWLLDQYLECQEAVFNPQSRGPAFFSRVRRLTHLLVHVEPCEAPPPVVATPRPKGRNRSHDWSSLATRGLPSSIMRNLTRCWRAVVEKQVNNFLTSSWRDDDFVPRYCEHFNILQNSSSELFGPRAAFLLALQNGCAGALLKLPFLKAAHVSEQFARHIDQQIQGSRIGGAQEMERLAQLQQCLQAVLIFSGLEIATTFEHYYQHYMADRLLGVVSSWLEGAVLEQIGPCFPNRLPQQMLQSLSTSKELQRQFHVYQLQQLDQELLKLEDTEKKIQVGLGASGKEHKSEKEEEAGAAAVVDVAEGEEEEEENEDLYYEGAMPEVSVLVLSRHSWPVASICHTLNPRTCLPSYLRGTLNRYSNFYNKSQSHPALERGSQRRLQWTWLGWAELQFGNQTLHVSTVQMWLLLYLNDLKAVSVESLLALSGLSADMLNQAIGPLTSSRGPLDLHEQKDIPGGVLKIRDGSKEPRSRWDIVRLIPPQTYLQAEGEEGRNLEKRRNLLNCLIVRILKAHGDEGLHIDQLVCLVLEAWQKGPCPPRGLVSSLGKGSACSSTDVLSCILHLLGKGTLRRHDDRPQVLSYAVPVTVMEPHTESLNPGSSGPNPPLTFHTLQIRSRGVPYASCTATQSFSTFR; from the exons ATGAGCCGTGGCTTTTGGCTGGCGGAGCCGCTGGCAGGGACCgggccccaccctgccccagtgGCTGCCGACTCACGCGGGTGCAGCTCTGTTCCGCGGAGGCACGCCCCCTCCCGTCTCTCCGTCTCGACCCCCTCGCGGGGCCCAG GTGCCAGGATGGTGGGAGAACTCCGCTACAGGGAATTCAGGGTGCCCCTGGGGCCCGGCTTACATGCCTATCCTGATGAGCTGATCCGCCAGCGCGTGGGCCATGATGGGCATCCTGAGTACCAGATCCGTTGGCTCATCCTGCGGCGTGGCGATGAGGGGGACGGGGGCTCTGGCCAAGTGGACTGCAAGGCTGAGCACATCCTGCTGTGGATGTCCAAGGATGAGATCTATGCCAACTGCCACAAGATGCTGGGCGAGGATGGCCAGGTCATCGGGCCCTCCCAGGAGTCTGCCGGGGAGGTTGGGGCCCTGGACAAATCTGTGCTGGAGGAGATGGAAACCGATGTGAAGTCCCTCATTCAGAGAGCCCTTCGGCAGCTGGAGGAGTGTGTGGGCACCATCCCTTCTGCTCCTCTACTTCACACTGTCCACGTGCTCAGCGCCTATGCCAGCATTGAGCCCCTCACTGGAGTATTCAAGGACCCAAGGGTCCTGGACTTGCTCATGCACATGTTGAGTAGTCCCGATTATCAGATTCGCTGGAGTGCAGGCCGGATGATACAAGCCCTGTCCTCCCATGACGCTG GGACCCGGACTCAGATCCTTCTGTCACTGAGCCAACAAGAAGCCATTGAGAAACACCTGGATTTTGACAGCCGCTGTGCTCTGCTAGCACTGTTTGCACAGGCCACGCTCTCTGAACACCCCATGTCTTTCGAGGGCATTCAGCTACCACAG GTCCCAGGAAGGGTGCTCTTCTCCCTGGTGAAGCGGTATTTGCATGTCACCTCGCTCCTGGATCAGCTGAACGACAGTGCTGCGGAGCCAGGAGCCCAGAACACCTCTGCTCCTGAGGAGTTGAGTGGGGAGAGGGGTCAACTGGAGCTGGAGTTCAGTATGGCCATGGGCACCCTGATCTCGGAGCTGGTGCAAGCCATGCGCTGGGACCAGGCCTCAGACAGACCAAGGAGCTCAGCACGGTCCCCCGGTTccatcttccagcctcagctggCAGATGTGAGCCCAGGGCTCCCCGCTGCCCAGGCTCAGCCCTCCTTCAGGAGGTCAAGACGTTTTCGCCCTCGTTCGGAGTTCGCAAGTGGCAATACCTATGCCTTGTATGTGCGGGACACACTGCAGCCGGGGATGCGAGTGCGGATGCTGGATGATTATGAGGAGATCAGTGCCGGGGATGAGGGCGAGTTTCGGCAGAGCAACAACGGTGTGCCTCCTGTGCAG GTATTTTGGGAGTCAACAGGCCGCACCTATTGGGTGCACTGGCACATGCTGGAGATCTTGGGCTTTGAGGAAGACATTGAGGACATGGTTGAGGCTGATGAGTACCAAGGGGCAGTGGCCAGTAGAGTCCTGGGTAGAG CCCTGCCTGCCTGGCGCTGGAGGCCCATGACAGAACTCTATGCTGTGCCTTATGTGCTGCCTGaggatgaggacactgaggagTGTGAACACCTGACCCTGGCTGAGTGGTGGGAACTCCTCTTCTTCATCAAGAAGCTGGATGGACCTGACCATCAGGAGGTTCTCCAGATCCTCCAGGAGAACCTAGATGGGGAG ATTCTGGATGATGAGATCCTAGCTGAACTGGCCGTGCCCATAGAATTGGCCCAGGACTTGCTGCTGACTCTGCCACAGCGACTCAATGACAGTGCCCTCAGGGACCTGATCAACTGCCATGTCTACAAGAAGTATGGGCCTGAAGCCCTAGCAGGGAACCAAGCCTACCCATCCCTTCTAGAAGCCCAAGAAGATGTCCTCCTGCTAGAAGCGCAGGCCCAGGCTAAGGACTCAGAAGATGCAGCCAAAGTGGAAG CAAAAGAACCCCCATCTCAGAGTCCCAACACTCCCCTGCAGCGTCTGGTGGAGGGTTATGGTCCAGCTGGGAAAATCCTCCTGGATCTAGAGCAAGCCCTCAGCTCAGAGGGGACCCAGGAGAACAAGGTCAAGCCACTCCTGCTGCAGCTGCAGCGGCAGCCGCAGCCCTTCCTGGCACTGATGCAGAGCCTGGACACTCCGGAGACTAACAGGACCCTGCACCTGACCGTGCTGAG AATCCTGAAGCAGCTGGTGGACTTCCCCGAGGCACTGCTGCTCCCCTGGCACGAGGCCGTGGATGCCTGCATGGCCTGCCTGCGGTCCCCAAACACTGATCGAGAG GTGCTCCAGGAACTGATTTTCTTCCTGCACCGCCTGACCTCAGTGAGCAGGGACTATGCCGTAGTGCTGAATCAGCTGGGAGCAAGAGACGCTATCTCCAAGGCCCTGGAAAAGCACCTGGGAAAGCTGGAGCTGGCTCAGGAGCTGCGGGACATGGTGTTCAAGTGTGAGAAGCATGCCCACCTCTACCGCAAACTCATCACCAACATCCTGGGAGGCTGCATCCAG ATGGTGCTGGGCCAGATCGAAGACCACAGACGAACCCACCGGCCCATCAACATCCCTTTCTTTGATGTGTTCCTCAGATACCTGTGCCAGG GCTCCAGTGTGGAAGTGAAGGAGGACAAGTGCTGGGAGAAGGTGGAGGTGTCCTCCAACCCGCACCGGGCCAGCAAGCTGACGGACCACAACCCCAAGACCTATTGGGAGTCCAACGGCAGCGCCGGCTCCCACTACATCACCCTGCACATGCGCCAGGGCATCCTCATCAG gcAACTGACTCTGCTTGTGGCTAGTGAGGACTCGAGTTACATGCCGGCCCGAGTGGTGGTGTGCGGGGGTGATAGCACTAGCTCTCTTCACACGGAACTCAACTCG GTGAATGTGATGCCCTCTGCCAGCCGGGTGATCCTCCTGGAGAACCTGACCCGCTTCTGGCCCATCATCCAGATCCGCATAAAGCGCTGCCAGCAG GGTGGCATTGATACGCGCATTCGGGGGTTAGAGATCCTAGGCCCCAAGCCGACGTTCTGGCCAGTGTTCCGGGAGCAGCTCTGTCGTCACACACGCCTCTTCTACATGGTTCGGGCACAGGCCTGGAGCCAGGACATGGCAGAGGACCGCAGGAGCCTCCTGCACCTGAGTTCTAG ACTCAACGGTGCTCTGCGCCAGGAGCAGAATTTTGCTGACCGCTTCCTCCCTGATGACGAGGCTGCCCAAGCTCTGGGCAAGACCTGCTGGGAGGCCCTGGTCAGCCCCGTGGTGCAGAACATCACCTCCCCTG ATGAGGATGGCATTAGCCCCCTGGGTTGGCTGCTGGACCAGTACCTGGAGTGTCAGGAAGCTGTCTTCAACCCCCAGAGCCGCGGCCCAGCTTTCTTCTCGCGGGTGCGCCGTCTCACTCACCTGCTGGTGCATGTCGAGCCCTGTGAGGCACCCCCTCCTGTGGTGGCCACTCCTCGGCCCA AAGGCAGAAACAGAAGCCATGACTGGAGCTCCTTGGCTACCCGCGGCCTTCCAAGCAGCATCATGAGAAACCTGACGCGCTGTTGGCGGGCTGTGGTGGAGAAGCAG GTGAACAATTTTCTGACCTCATCCTGGCGGGATGATGACTTTGTGCCACGCTACTGTGAGCACTTTAATATTCTGCAGAACTCAAGCTCTGAACTGTTTGGGCCTCGGGCAGCCTTCTTGCTGGCGCTGCAAAATGGCTGTGCGGGAGCCTTGCTGAAGCTCCCTTTTCTCAAAGCTGCCCAC GTGAGTGAGCAGTTCGCCCGGCACATTGACCAGCAGATCCAGGGCAGCCGGATCGGTGGAGCCCAGGAAATGGAGAGGCTGGCACAGCTGCAGCAATGCCTGCAAGCTGTCCTGATTTTCTCCGGCTTGGAGATAGCCACCACTTTTGAGCATTATTACCA GCACTACATGGCGGACCGTCTCCTGGGCGTGGTCTCGAGCTGGCTGGAGGGGGCCGTGCTGGAGCAGATCGGTCCCTGCTTCCCCAACCGCCTCCCCCAGCAGATGTTGCAGAGCCTGAGCACCTCTAAGGAGCTGCAGCGCCAGTTCCACGTCTACCAGCTCCAGCAGCTGGATCAGGAACTCCTAAAGCTGGAggatacagagaagaaaatacag GTGGGCCTTGGGGCCAGTGGCAAGGAGCACAAGAGcgagaaggaagaggaagctggggcagcagcagtggtggatgtggcggagggagaggaggaagaggaggagaatgaGGACCTCTACTATGAAGGGGCAATGCCAGAAGTGTCTGTGCTTGTCCTGTCCCGACACTCCTGGCCTGTTGCCTCAATCTGCCACACACTGAACCCCAGAACCTGCCTGCCCTCCTACCTGAGGGGCACTTTGAACAGATACTCCAACTTCTACAACAAGA GTCAGAGCCACCCTGCCCTTGAGCGAGGCTCACAGAGGCGACTGCAGTGGAcgtggctgggctgggctgagctgcaGTTTGGGAACCAGACCCTGCATGTGTCCACCGTGCAGATGTGGCTACTGCTGTATCTCAACGACCTGAAG GCGGTCTCTGTGGAGAGTCTGCTGGCGCTCTCAGGGCTCTCCGCAGACATGCTCAATCAGGCGATTGGGCCCCTCACCTCTTCAAGAGGCCCCCTGGACCTTCACGAGCAAAAGGATATACCAGGAG GGGTCCTCAAGATTCGAGATGGCAGCAAGGAACCCAGGTCGAGATGGGACATTGTGCGGCTCATCCCACCTCAGACGTACCTGCAAGCTGAGGGTGAAGAGGGCCGGAACTTGGAGAAGAGACGGAATCTTCTGAACTGCCTCATCGTCCGAATCCTCAAGGCCCATGGAGATGAGGGGCTGCACATTGACCAGCTTGTCTGTCTG GTGCTGGAGGCTTGGCAGAAGGGCCCGTGTCCTCCCAGGGGTTTGGTCAGCAGCCTTGGTAAGGGGTCTGCCTGCAGCAGCACTGACGTCCTCTCCTGCATCCTACACCTCCTGGGCAAGGGCACGCTGAGACGCCATGACGACCGGCCCCAGGTGCTGTCCTATGCAGTCCCTGTGACTGTCATGGAGCCTCACACTGAGTCCCTGAACCCAGGCTCCTCAG